The Streptomyces cathayae DNA segment GGCCCCGGGCCCGCTGATGCGGGGCCGCCGCCTGCACGGTCGCCGAGAGGTGCAACTTGGTCAGCGTTCCCTGCGGCCGCCGGGCCCCGGTGGTCCGCCCCTGCTCGGTCCGGGCGCGGGAACGCCGTCCGGCGGCTCCCTGACCGATGCCCGGCACGTTCAGCACCTTCGTCCGGAACGGTTCCGCGGCCCGTACGGCGGACTGCTCCCCGGCGCCGGGTCCCGCCTGCGGCTCCCCGCTCTCACCGGTTTCGGGCCGGGCAGCGGTGTCGCCATCGCCCTGAGGGCCCTCATCGGGCGCCGGCTGCCCACCCGGACCACCGTCCGGTCCCGGGTCGGGATCGTCGTCGCCCCCGTCCTCACCAGGCCCGCCGAACTCCTCCAGCGTCTCGTCGAGCTTGTCCTCGTCGAGTCCGGGTGCGTCGAACGGCGAACGACGCCTGCGGTGCGGCAGCGCCAGCAGCGCGGCCTGCCGCACGTCCTCGGCGAGCACATCGGTGCGCCCCGCCCAAGCCGCCAGCGCGGTCGCGGTCCGCGCCATCACGATGTCGGCCCGCATGCCGTCCACCTCGAAAGCCGCGCAGGTCGCGGCGATCTGCCGCAGCGCCCCGTCACCGAGGTGCACCGAGGGCAGCAGCTTCCGCGCCGCCGCGATCCGCGCCCGCACGGCGGCCTCCTCGTCGGCCCAGCGTGCGGCGAAGCCGGCCGGGTCGTCGTCGTACGCCAGCCGCCGCCGGACGACCTCCACCCGCTGATCGGGCTCCCGCGAGGCGGACACCTCCACGGTGAGCCCGAAACGGTCCAACAGCTGGGGTCGCAACTCGCCTTCTTCGGGGTTCATGGTCCCGACGAGCAGGAAACGCGCCGCGTGCCGCACGGAGACACCCTCGCGCTCGACGTACGAGGCACCCATGGCGGCGGCGTCGAGCAGGAGGTCGACGAGGTGGTCATGCAGGAGATTGACCTCGTCGACGTAGAGGATCCCGCGGTGCGCGTCGGCCAGCAGACCCGGCTCGAACGCCTTCACACCCTCCGCGAGCGCCCGCTCGATGTCGAGCGCACCCACCAGCCGGTCCTCGGAGGCACCGACGGGCAGCTCGACCATCCGCGCCGACCGCGACTCGAATGCCCCCGGCTCGTGCGGCCCGTCCGGGCACGCGGGGTCGGGGGAGCCGGGGGTGCAGGAGAAACGGCA contains these protein-coding regions:
- a CDS encoding putative cobaltochelatase, which gives rise to MTTPFPFTAVVGQDDLRLALLLNAVSPQVGGVLVRGEKGTAKSTAVRALSALLPELDVVSGCRFSCTPGSPDPACPDGPHEPGAFESRSARMVELPVGASEDRLVGALDIERALAEGVKAFEPGLLADAHRGILYVDEVNLLHDHLVDLLLDAAAMGASYVEREGVSVRHAARFLLVGTMNPEEGELRPQLLDRFGLTVEVSASREPDQRVEVVRRRLAYDDDPAGFAARWADEEAAVRARIAAARKLLPSVHLGDGALRQIAATCAAFEVDGMRADIVMARTATALAAWAGRTDVLAEDVRQAALLALPHRRRRSPFDAPGLDEDKLDETLEEFGGPGEDGGDDDPDPGPDGGPGGQPAPDEGPQGDGDTAARPETGESGEPQAGPGAGEQSAVRAAEPFRTKVLNVPGIGQGAAGRRSRARTEQGRTTGARRPQGTLTKLHLSATVQAAAPHQRARGRSGPGLVVRRDDLRQATREGRESNLVLFVVDASGSMAARQRMSAVKGAVLSLLLDAYQRRDKVGLVTFRGSAAEVALPPTSSVDAAAARLESLPTGGRTPLAAGLLKAHDVLRVERLRDPARRPLVVVVTDGRATGGPEPVALAGRAARLFAADGTASVVVDCESGPVRLGLAGQLAGELGGTAVTLDELRADSIAGLVRDVQQGTSRRAA